One window of Papaver somniferum cultivar HN1 chromosome 9, ASM357369v1, whole genome shotgun sequence genomic DNA carries:
- the LOC113308584 gene encoding uncharacterized protein LOC113308584 has protein sequence MEDTSFFDRMISNLRSTSKYYTGYPKDLGPSKIISFTSEREFVQLLHEGQPVAVAFTIKCPFTKHFDKVLEEAASEFHPHVKFMRVECPKYPGFCITRQRKDYPYIEIFHSPQQQAANQGKASDANTTKYAVKVLPFNYDVSTYGFREFFKRHGIQSSEPK, from the exons ATGGAGGATACGTCGTTTTTCGATAGAATGATCAGCAATCTTCGCTCAACTAGCAA GTATTACACTGGTTATCCAAAGGATCTTGGGCCTtctaaaattatttccttcacgtCAGAGCGCGAATTTGTACAACTTCTGCACGAAGGTCAGCCTGTGGCGGTTGCATTTACAATCAA ATGTCCTTTCACCAAGCATTTTGATAAAGTATTGGAGGAAGCTGCATCGGAGTTTCATCCACACGTAAAGTTTATGCGT GTTGAATGTCCTAAGTATCCTGGATTCTGTATAACTCGTCAGAGGAAAGACTATCCTTACATCGAGATATTTCATAGTCCACAACAACAA GCAGCTAACCAAGGAAAGGCTTCTGATGCAAATACAACAAAATATGCAGTCAAAGTTCTCCCT TTCAATTACGATGTTAGTACATATGGGTTCAGGGAGTTCTTCAAGCGACATGGAATTCAATCTTCAGAACCAAAATGA